In a single window of the Streptomyces cinnabarinus genome:
- a CDS encoding response regulator transcription factor, which produces MRVLLVEDDEPVAQSLRRGLIRYGFTVEWVSTGGAALRHEGPYDVVLLDLGLPDTDGLDVCRALRERGAVPIIVISARSDETDRVVGLELGADDYVSKPFGVREVIARIRAVMRRVQPRTAAADNGPDRYGSRLTVDRKAARVRLDGAEVALAPKEYDLLAFLTEEPGALMTREQIMEAVWDANWFGPTKTLDVHVAALRRKLAGAIAIEAVRGVGFRLEIVGAGDGTS; this is translated from the coding sequence GTGCGCGTACTCCTGGTGGAAGACGATGAGCCGGTCGCCCAGTCCCTCAGACGCGGTCTGATCCGCTACGGCTTCACCGTCGAGTGGGTCTCCACGGGCGGCGCGGCACTGCGCCACGAAGGGCCCTACGACGTCGTACTCCTCGATCTCGGTCTGCCCGACACCGACGGTCTCGACGTCTGCAGGGCGCTGCGCGAGCGCGGCGCGGTGCCGATCATCGTGATCAGCGCGCGCAGCGACGAGACGGACCGGGTGGTCGGCCTGGAGCTGGGCGCCGACGACTACGTCTCCAAGCCCTTCGGGGTCCGCGAGGTCATCGCGCGAATACGGGCGGTCATGCGGCGCGTCCAGCCCCGTACCGCCGCCGCGGACAACGGCCCGGACCGCTACGGCTCCCGCCTCACCGTCGACCGCAAGGCGGCCCGGGTCCGGCTGGACGGCGCGGAGGTGGCCCTGGCGCCCAAGGAGTACGACCTGCTCGCCTTCCTCACCGAGGAGCCGGGCGCGCTGATGACCCGCGAGCAGATCATGGAAGCGGTGTGGGACGCGAACTGGTTCGGGCCGACGAAGACCCTGGACGTCCATGTGGCGGCGCTGCGCCGCAAGCTCGCCGGGGCGATCGCCATCGAGGCGGTGCGCGGGGTCGGCTTCCGGCTTGAGATCGTGGGCGCCGGCGACGGTACTTCATGA
- a CDS encoding aspartate-semialdehyde dehydrogenase has product MAPQGRPTLAVVGATGAVGTVMLQILSQHADIWGEIRLIASPRSAGRKLAVRGEEVEVVALAEEAFDGVDVAMFDVPDEVSARWAPIAAARGAVVVDNSGAFRMDPEVPLVVPEVNAHAARTRPRGIIANPNCTTLSMIVALGALHAEFGLRELVVSSYQAVSGAGRAGVETLRQQLALVAGTELGTNPGDVRRAVGENTGPFPEPVALNVVPWAGSLREDGWSSEEMKVRDESRKILGLPKLPVAVTCVRVPVITTHSLTVHARFEDEVTVARAREIIATAPGVVLFDNPEAGEFPTPADVVGTDPTWVGRVRRALDDPTALELFVCGDNLRKGAALNTAQIAELVAAEFS; this is encoded by the coding sequence ATGGCCCCTCAAGGACGACCGACGCTCGCGGTCGTGGGAGCGACCGGAGCCGTCGGCACGGTCATGCTCCAGATCCTGTCCCAGCACGCGGACATCTGGGGCGAGATCCGTCTGATCGCCTCGCCGCGCTCGGCCGGCCGCAAGCTGGCCGTGCGCGGCGAGGAGGTCGAGGTGGTGGCCCTGGCGGAGGAGGCCTTCGACGGGGTCGACGTCGCGATGTTCGACGTACCCGACGAGGTCTCCGCCCGGTGGGCGCCGATCGCCGCCGCGCGCGGCGCGGTCGTCGTGGACAACTCCGGGGCCTTCCGGATGGACCCGGAGGTGCCGCTGGTCGTCCCCGAGGTCAACGCGCACGCGGCCCGGACCCGGCCGCGCGGCATCATCGCCAACCCCAACTGCACGACGCTGTCCATGATCGTGGCCCTCGGCGCGCTGCACGCCGAGTTCGGCCTGCGCGAGCTGGTGGTCTCCTCCTACCAGGCGGTCAGCGGCGCCGGCCGGGCCGGCGTGGAGACGCTGCGGCAGCAACTGGCCCTGGTCGCCGGCACCGAACTCGGCACCAACCCCGGCGACGTCCGGCGGGCCGTGGGCGAGAACACCGGGCCGTTCCCGGAGCCGGTCGCGCTGAACGTCGTCCCCTGGGCCGGTTCGCTGCGCGAGGACGGCTGGTCGTCGGAGGAGATGAAGGTGCGGGACGAGTCCCGCAAGATCCTCGGACTGCCGAAGCTGCCCGTGGCGGTCACCTGCGTCCGCGTCCCCGTGATCACCACCCACTCCCTGACCGTGCACGCCCGCTTCGAGGACGAGGTCACGGTCGCCCGCGCCCGGGAGATCATCGCCACCGCCCCCGGCGTCGTGCTCTTCGACAACCCCGAGGCCGGGGAGTTCCCCACGCCCGCCGACGTGGTCGGCACCGACCCCACCTGGGTCGGCCGGGTCCGCCGGGCCCTGGACGACCCGACGGCGCTCGAACTCTTCGTGTGCGGGGACAACCTGCGCAAGGGGGCGGCGCTGAACACCGCCCAGATCGCCGAGCTGGTGGCGGCGGAGTTTTCGTGA
- a CDS encoding permease gives MATTTRTRPPDQPDTRSASTPLAFITLLVLAVLLQNPLRGALSAPVMQSWTTVFVAVVIQALPFLVLGVLLSAAIAVFVPASFFARALPGRPALAVPVAGAAGAVLPGCECASVPVAGALVRRGVTPAAALAFLLSAPAINPIVLTATAVAFPGNPEMVLARLVASLLVACAMGWLWLRLGRTDWLRPPARSSYDGQGRGAAFWGSVRHDVLHAGGFLVVGAMAAATLKAVAPESWLRGLAANPFAAVLALGVLAVLLSICSEADAFVAASLTHFSLTARLTFLVVGPMVDLKLFAMQAGTFGRAFALRFAPATFVMAVLVSTATGAVLL, from the coding sequence GTGGCGACCACCACCAGAACCCGTCCCCCCGACCAGCCGGACACCCGCTCCGCCTCCACCCCCCTCGCCTTCATCACCCTCCTCGTGCTCGCCGTCCTCCTCCAGAACCCCCTGCGCGGCGCCCTGTCCGCACCGGTGATGCAGAGCTGGACGACGGTGTTCGTGGCGGTGGTGATCCAGGCGCTGCCGTTCCTGGTGTTGGGCGTGTTGCTGTCGGCGGCGATCGCGGTGTTCGTGCCCGCGTCGTTCTTCGCCCGCGCCCTGCCCGGCCGCCCCGCCCTCGCGGTCCCGGTGGCGGGCGCGGCGGGCGCGGTCCTGCCGGGCTGCGAGTGCGCGTCGGTCCCGGTGGCGGGCGCCTTGGTCCGCCGCGGAGTCACCCCCGCCGCGGCACTCGCCTTCCTCCTCTCCGCCCCCGCGATCAACCCGATCGTCCTGACCGCGACAGCCGTGGCCTTCCCCGGCAACCCCGAGATGGTCCTGGCCCGCCTGGTCGCGAGCCTCCTGGTGGCCTGCGCGATGGGCTGGCTCTGGCTCCGCCTCGGCCGCACCGACTGGCTGCGCCCACCGGCTCGTTCGTCCTACGACGGCCAGGGCCGCGGCGCCGCCTTCTGGGGCTCGGTCCGGCACGACGTGCTGCACGCCGGAGGTTTCCTGGTGGTGGGCGCGATGGCGGCGGCGACCCTGAAGGCGGTGGCACCGGAGAGCTGGCTGCGCGGACTGGCGGCCAACCCTTTCGCCGCTGTTCTCGCCCTGGGCGTCCTCGCCGTACTGCTGTCGATCTGCTCGGAGGCGGACGCGTTCGTGGCGGCGTCGCTGACCCACTTCTCCCTGACGGCCCGGCTCACCTTCCTGGTCGTCGGCCCGATGGTCGACCTGAAGCTGTTCGCGATGCAGGCGGGCACCTTCGGCCGCGCCTTCGCCCTGCGCTTCGCGCCCGCGACATTCGTGATGGCGGTACTGGTCTCGACGGCGACAGGGGCGGTGCTGCTGTGA
- a CDS encoding aspartate kinase, translating to MGLVVQKYGGSSVADAEGIKRVAKRIVEAKKNGHQVVVVVSAMGDTTDELIDLAEQVSPMPAGREFDMLLTAGERISMALLAMAIKNLGHEAQSFTGSQAGVITDSVHNKARIIDVTPGRIRESLDKGNIAIVAGFQGVSQDKKDITTLGRGGSDTTAVALAAALDAEVCEIYTDVDGVFTADPRVVKKAKKIDWISFEDMLELASSGSKVLLHRCVEYARRYNIPIHVRSSFSGLQGTWVSSQPIEQGDKKVEQAIISGVAHDTSEAKITVVGVPDKPGEAAAIFRTISDAEINIDMIVQNVSAASTGLTDISFTLPKAEGRKAIDALEKNKHGIGFDSLRYDDQIGKISLVGAGMKTNPGVTADFFTALSDAGVNIELISTSEIRISVVTRADDVNEAVRAVHTAFGLDSDSDEAVVYGGTGR from the coding sequence GTGGGCCTTGTCGTGCAGAAGTACGGAGGCTCCTCCGTAGCCGATGCCGAGGGCATCAAGCGCGTCGCCAAGCGGATCGTGGAAGCGAAGAAGAACGGCCACCAGGTGGTCGTCGTCGTTTCCGCGATGGGCGACACGACGGACGAGCTGATCGATCTCGCCGAGCAGGTATCTCCGATGCCCGCCGGGCGTGAGTTCGACATGCTGCTGACCGCCGGAGAGCGTATCTCCATGGCCCTGCTGGCCATGGCGATCAAAAACCTGGGCCACGAGGCCCAGTCCTTCACCGGCAGCCAGGCGGGCGTCATCACCGACTCCGTCCACAACAAAGCGCGCATCATCGATGTCACGCCGGGCCGGATCCGGGAGTCCCTGGACAAGGGCAACATCGCCATCGTCGCCGGGTTCCAGGGCGTGAGCCAGGACAAGAAGGACATCACCACGCTCGGCCGCGGCGGTTCCGACACCACGGCCGTCGCCCTGGCCGCCGCGCTCGACGCCGAGGTGTGCGAGATCTACACCGACGTGGACGGTGTGTTCACCGCCGACCCGCGCGTGGTGAAGAAGGCGAAGAAGATCGACTGGATCTCCTTCGAGGACATGCTGGAGCTGGCCAGTTCCGGGTCGAAGGTGCTGCTCCACCGCTGTGTGGAGTACGCCCGCCGTTACAACATCCCGATCCATGTGCGGTCCAGCTTCAGCGGACTTCAGGGCACGTGGGTCAGCAGCCAGCCGATCGAGCAAGGGGACAAGAAGGTGGAGCAGGCCATCATCTCCGGTGTCGCGCACGACACCTCCGAGGCCAAGATCACGGTCGTCGGTGTGCCGGACAAGCCGGGCGAGGCCGCCGCGATCTTCCGCACGATCTCGGACGCCGAGATCAACATCGACATGATCGTGCAGAACGTGTCCGCCGCCTCCACGGGGCTGACGGACATCTCCTTCACCCTCCCCAAGGCCGAGGGCCGCAAGGCCATCGACGCCCTGGAGAAGAACAAGCACGGCATCGGCTTCGACTCGCTGCGCTACGACGACCAGATCGGCAAGATCTCCCTGGTCGGCGCGGGTATGAAGACCAACCCCGGGGTCACGGCCGACTTCTTCACCGCCCTGTCCGACGCGGGCGTGAACATCGAGCTGATCTCGACCTCCGAGATCCGTATCTCGGTCGTCACCCGCGCCGACGACGTCAACGAGGCCGTACGCGCCGTCCACACCGCCTTCGGCCTCGACTCCGACAGCGACGAGGCCGTTGTCTACGGAGGCACCGGGCGCTGA
- a CDS encoding nuclear transport factor 2 family protein: protein MTELRKTVEEFWAAAEARDWEAFAETLAEDVAYEAPMSRERVRGREAYVRFNREFPGDWRVRVERIVAEDAQAVSWIRFTLGDEVNVGISFFTGDAAGRITTVTDFWPDPYEPPANRARLTERF from the coding sequence ATGACCGAGCTGCGGAAGACCGTCGAGGAGTTCTGGGCCGCCGCCGAGGCCCGTGACTGGGAAGCGTTCGCGGAGACGCTCGCGGAGGATGTGGCGTACGAGGCGCCGATGAGCCGGGAGCGGGTGCGGGGGCGGGAGGCGTATGTGCGGTTCAACCGGGAGTTTCCCGGTGACTGGCGGGTGCGGGTGGAGCGGATCGTCGCCGAGGACGCGCAGGCGGTGTCGTGGATACGGTTCACGCTCGGGGACGAGGTGAATGTGGGGATCTCCTTCTTCACCGGTGACGCGGCCGGGCGGATCACCACGGTCACGGACTTCTGGCCGGACCCGTACGAGCCGCCCGCGAACCGGGCCCGTCTCACCGAGCGGTTCTGA
- a CDS encoding prolyl oligopeptidase family serine peptidase, translating into MTESNGSAAPDQQEQKRSMPDWEKRFRAPRVSLPDWAEDAPDRSLFVSNATGTYELYAWDRATGEQRQVTDRPNGTTDGVLSPDGAWIWWFDDKDGDEFGVWRRQPFTGGEDELATPGLDPSYPAGLALGRDGRTAIVGRSTDDEGTTIHLARLGEPPAELYRHRESAGVGDLSHDGSLIAVEHTEHGDAMHSALRVLRPDGSAVAELDDTKGGTEELGLEVLGFAPVDGDTRLLVGHQRRGRWEPLVWDVATGEQTDLVLDLPGDVSAEWYPDGSGLLVAHSHEARSELFRYDLAGHDLTRIPTPQGTVSGATARPDGTVEFLWSSAARPSTVRSTTGETVLDPPGMKSPGSVPVEDVWVDGPGGRIHALVQKPAGSTGPLPTVFDIHGGPTWHDSDAFAAGPAAWVDHGYAVIRVNYRGSTGYGRAWTDALKHRVGLIELEDIAAVREWAVTSGLADPARLILTGGSWGGYLTLLGLGAQPDAWTLGIAAVPVADYVTAYHDEMEALKAMDRTLLGGTPEEVPERFEASSPLTYVDKVTAPVYISAGVNDPRCPIRQIDNYVKRLEARDAVHEVYRYDAGHGSLVVDERIKQVRLELDFAARHLNA; encoded by the coding sequence ATGACTGAGAGCAACGGGTCCGCCGCGCCGGATCAGCAGGAGCAGAAGCGGTCCATGCCGGACTGGGAGAAGCGCTTCAGGGCGCCGCGGGTGTCCCTGCCGGACTGGGCGGAGGACGCCCCGGACCGCTCCCTGTTCGTGTCGAACGCGACGGGGACGTACGAGCTGTACGCCTGGGACCGTGCCACCGGCGAGCAGCGCCAGGTGACGGACCGCCCGAACGGCACGACGGACGGTGTGCTCTCCCCGGACGGCGCCTGGATCTGGTGGTTCGACGACAAGGACGGCGACGAGTTCGGCGTCTGGCGCCGCCAGCCGTTCACGGGCGGCGAGGACGAGCTGGCCACCCCGGGCCTTGACCCCTCCTACCCAGCGGGCCTCGCCCTCGGCCGCGACGGCCGTACGGCGATCGTGGGCCGTTCCACGGACGACGAGGGCACCACGATCCACCTCGCGCGCCTCGGCGAGCCCCCGGCGGAGCTCTACCGGCACCGCGAGTCCGCGGGCGTCGGCGATCTCTCCCACGACGGTTCGCTGATCGCCGTCGAGCACACCGAGCACGGCGACGCCATGCACTCCGCGCTGCGCGTCCTGCGCCCGGACGGCTCCGCGGTCGCCGAGCTGGACGACACCAAGGGCGGCACCGAGGAGCTGGGCCTCGAAGTGCTGGGCTTCGCCCCCGTCGACGGCGACACCCGCCTGCTCGTCGGCCACCAGCGCCGCGGCCGCTGGGAGCCCCTGGTGTGGGACGTGGCCACGGGCGAGCAGACGGACCTGGTCCTGGACCTGCCGGGCGATGTGAGCGCCGAGTGGTACCCGGACGGCTCGGGCCTGCTGGTCGCGCACAGCCACGAGGCCCGCAGCGAGCTCTTCCGCTACGACCTCGCCGGCCACGACCTGACCAGGATCCCCACCCCGCAGGGCACGGTCTCGGGCGCTACGGCCCGCCCGGACGGCACGGTGGAGTTCCTGTGGTCCTCGGCCGCCCGGCCGTCGACGGTCCGCTCGACGACCGGTGAGACCGTCCTGGACCCGCCGGGGATGAAGTCCCCGGGCTCGGTCCCGGTGGAGGACGTCTGGGTGGACGGCCCCGGCGGCCGGATCCACGCCCTGGTCCAGAAGCCGGCCGGGTCCACCGGCCCGCTCCCCACCGTCTTCGACATCCACGGCGGCCCGACCTGGCACGACAGCGACGCCTTCGCGGCGGGCCCGGCGGCCTGGGTGGACCACGGCTACGCGGTGATCCGGGTCAACTACCGGGGCTCGACCGGCTACGGCCGCGCCTGGACGGACGCCCTCAAACACCGCGTCGGCCTGATCGAACTGGAGGACATCGCGGCGGTCCGCGAGTGGGCGGTGACCTCGGGTCTCGCCGATCCCGCCCGGCTGATCCTGACCGGTGGCTCCTGGGGCGGCTATCTCACCCTCCTCGGCCTCGGCGCCCAGCCCGACGCATGGACCCTGGGCATCGCGGCGGTCCCGGTGGCCGACTACGTCACGGCGTACCACGACGAGATGGAGGCACTGAAGGCGATGGACCGCACGCTCCTCGGCGGCACCCCGGAGGAGGTCCCGGAGCGCTTCGAGGCCTCGTCGCCCCTCACCTACGTGGACAAGGTGACGGCCCCCGTCTACATCTCCGCAGGCGTCAACGACCCCCGCTGCCCCATCCGCCAGATCGACAACTACGTCAAGCGCCTCGAAGCCCGCGACGCCGTCCACGAGGTGTACCGCTATGACGCGGGCCATGGCTCCCTGGTCGTGGACGAGCGCATCAAGCAGGTCCGCCTGGAGCTGGACTTCGCGGCCCGCCATCTGAACGCCTGA
- a CDS encoding SURF1 family protein, which yields MYRFLLTPRWWGINVFVLLAIPFCVFMGSWQLSRFEERVDSHRGARAEAASDKREAARPVAGMLPVDKSTVGEQVTATGRYGEQLLVPDRELDDRRGFYVLTLLRIDGGEALPVVRGWLPGDADAAEVPDAPAGEVTVTGALQASEQPGENGVTGRGGWPEGQTGAISAASLVNLVPYDVYDAWVTLNEADGGMKAVPVSATPDSGLDLKAFQNLGYTGEWFVFAGFVVFMWFRLLRREVEFARDAELGLVEREDSEPVGV from the coding sequence GTGTACCGGTTTCTGCTGACGCCCCGTTGGTGGGGGATCAACGTCTTCGTGCTGCTCGCCATCCCCTTCTGCGTCTTCATGGGGTCATGGCAGCTGAGCCGGTTCGAGGAGCGGGTGGACAGCCACCGCGGGGCGCGGGCCGAGGCCGCGTCGGACAAGCGGGAGGCGGCCCGGCCGGTGGCCGGGATGCTGCCCGTGGACAAGTCGACGGTGGGCGAGCAGGTCACGGCCACCGGGCGGTACGGGGAGCAGTTGCTCGTGCCCGACCGGGAACTGGACGACCGGCGGGGGTTCTACGTCCTGACGCTGCTGCGGATCGACGGGGGTGAGGCCCTTCCGGTGGTACGGGGGTGGCTGCCCGGGGACGCGGACGCGGCCGAAGTGCCGGACGCGCCCGCGGGTGAGGTCACCGTCACCGGAGCGCTCCAGGCCTCCGAGCAGCCCGGGGAGAACGGCGTGACCGGGCGCGGCGGATGGCCCGAGGGGCAGACCGGGGCGATCAGCGCGGCGTCGCTGGTGAACCTCGTCCCGTACGACGTGTACGACGCGTGGGTGACGCTGAACGAGGCCGACGGCGGGATGAAGGCCGTGCCGGTCAGTGCGACTCCGGACTCCGGGCTGGACCTGAAGGCCTTCCAGAACCTCGGCTACACCGGCGAATGGTTCGTCTTCGCCGGGTTCGTGGTCTTCATGTGGTTCCGCCTGCTCCGCCGCGAGGTGGAGTTCGCGCGGGACGCGGAGCTGGGCCTGGTCGAGCGGGAGGACTCGGAGCCGGTCGGGGTCTGA
- a CDS encoding AraC family transcriptional regulator, with amino-acid sequence MKCGQGDGQVPVLRPGPATHGVLVQDVDAWRGALRESATALDAALLGPGERLGERPRGRSADCPGYTGWVYALDLGEVGLVDIGSDPVRVTRTRRLIDRDPLDLYHLAVAQRPGQALAGGRHTRLRVGDALLHGSADPWSVTADSFGHFLVINVPRAVLRRDLQIETGMIGQVVPAENPLLRVLTRTVTELGREAPRLPSASLAELGHTVRELLVSTLRLEMAGQEPGTATARSVLLARMREFVHEHLRDPDLSPRMLADAFRVSTRYVELAFRDADRSPARFIRETRMAEARRMLADPRQRHRSIAAIARTVGIPNPTVFARSFRAHYQLTPRDYRHSHTPEAERRSGMQERNAGAE; translated from the coding sequence GTGAAGTGTGGGCAGGGGGACGGGCAGGTGCCGGTGTTGCGGCCCGGGCCCGCGACGCACGGGGTTCTGGTTCAGGACGTCGACGCGTGGCGGGGTGCGTTGCGGGAGTCGGCGACGGCGCTGGACGCGGCGCTCCTCGGACCCGGCGAGCGTCTCGGCGAGCGTCCTCGCGGCCGTTCCGCCGACTGCCCCGGCTACACCGGCTGGGTCTACGCGCTGGACCTCGGCGAGGTCGGGCTCGTGGACATCGGGTCCGATCCGGTGCGGGTCACCCGCACTCGGCGGCTGATCGACCGGGACCCCCTCGATCTCTACCACCTCGCCGTCGCCCAGCGCCCCGGCCAGGCCCTGGCAGGGGGCCGCCACACCCGGCTGCGCGTCGGCGACGCCCTGCTCCACGGCAGCGCCGACCCGTGGTCGGTCACCGCCGACTCCTTCGGCCACTTCCTCGTGATCAACGTCCCGCGAGCCGTCCTGCGGCGCGATCTGCAGATCGAGACGGGGATGATCGGGCAGGTCGTCCCCGCCGAGAACCCCCTCCTGCGGGTGCTGACCCGCACGGTCACCGAGCTCGGCCGCGAGGCGCCCCGGCTGCCCTCCGCCTCGCTCGCCGAACTCGGCCACACTGTCCGTGAGTTGCTGGTCTCCACCCTGCGGCTGGAGATGGCCGGCCAGGAGCCCGGCACCGCCACCGCGCGCAGCGTCCTGCTGGCGCGGATGCGGGAGTTCGTCCACGAGCATCTGCGCGACCCGGACCTGTCGCCGCGCATGCTCGCCGACGCCTTCCGGGTCTCGACCCGGTACGTCGAACTCGCCTTCCGGGACGCCGACCGCTCCCCCGCGCGCTTCATCCGCGAGACCCGGATGGCGGAGGCCCGCCGGATGCTCGCCGATCCACGGCAACGGCACCGCTCGATCGCCGCCATCGCCCGCACCGTCGGCATCCCGAACCCGACGGTCTTCGCCCGCTCCTTCCGCGCCCACTACCAGCTCACCCCGCGCGACTACCGGCACTCCCACACCCCCGAAGCGGAGCGCAGAAGCGGAATGCAGGAGCGGAATGCAGGAGCGGAATGA
- a CDS encoding SigE family RNA polymerase sigma factor yields the protein MAEVLDFPAATRGTALRPPRPYRRPRMPGTPGGMPVIAPMPAARPARIPSQRDGSEYVEEAAAAGTTVDHLTETYRTHYRSLLGLAALLLDDTASCEDVVQEAFIRVHSARKRVRDPEKTLAYLRQTVVNLSRSALRRRILGLKLLSKPMPDMASAEEGAYDQLERDSLIKAMKGLQRRQREVLVLRYFADMTEAQVAETLGISLGSVKAYGSRGIAALRVAMEAPA from the coding sequence GTGGCAGAGGTACTCGACTTCCCCGCGGCGACGCGCGGCACGGCTCTACGGCCGCCCCGCCCCTACCGCCGACCCCGCATGCCCGGTACGCCCGGCGGCATGCCGGTGATCGCACCCATGCCCGCAGCGCGGCCCGCCCGCATCCCCAGTCAGCGCGACGGCTCCGAGTACGTCGAGGAAGCCGCGGCCGCCGGTACGACGGTCGACCACCTCACCGAGACCTACCGCACCCACTACCGGTCGCTGCTGGGTCTCGCCGCGCTTCTCCTCGACGACACGGCCTCCTGCGAGGACGTGGTCCAGGAGGCATTCATCCGCGTCCACTCGGCGCGCAAGAGAGTCCGTGACCCCGAGAAGACCCTGGCGTACCTGCGCCAGACGGTGGTCAACCTCTCCCGCTCGGCGCTGCGCCGCCGCATCCTCGGCCTGAAGCTGCTGTCCAAGCCGATGCCGGACATGGCGAGCGCGGAGGAGGGCGCCTACGACCAGCTGGAGCGCGACTCCCTGATCAAGGCGATGAAGGGGCTTCAGCGGCGGCAGCGCGAGGTGCTCGTCCTGCGCTACTTCGCGGACATGACCGAGGCCCAGGTCGCCGAGACGCTCGGCATCTCCCTGGGTTCGGTCAAGGCGTACGGCTCGCGCGGCATCGCGGCGCTGCGGGTCGCGATGGAGGCGCCGGCATGA
- a CDS encoding NAD-binding protein → MVVCGDDGLAHRLAAELRGVYGEQVTLVVPPAERAVRPPVVGRARAASAALLDRMVSAAVSRAAGNSNGSPAESERLVEAAEVTEAVLADAGVERAAALALVYDDDETNIRAALTARRINPRLRLVLRLYNRRLGQHIEELLDQAAALATSSASTADASTTVLSDADTAAPALVATALVGTSKVVQTDGLLLRAVERQPGARGEVADPGLATLALLSAPGGGGGPEGDEEGPQLLPDEAAVRRARGRGAVVLEQVSYSGPSMSGGRGVVPAFSSLFSRRLRWSLAGLVGCVFALAVALTVVTGDHPLHATYVTLLDLFAINEPALNQSTGRQVLQLLSGLLGLLLLPVLLAAVLEALGTFRTASALRKPPRGLGGHVVLLGLGKIGTRVLTRLRELHIPVVCVEADPEARGMATARRLRVPVVLGDVTQEGVLEAAKVHRASALLAVTSVDTTNLEAVLAARSVRPDLRVVLRLYDDDFATAVYRTLRAAHPFASTRSRSVTHLAAPAFAGAMLGRQILGAIPVERRVLLFASVEVGGHPQLEGRTVGEAFRAGAWRVLALDTATGAGAGAGAAGSGPADGGGAGGAQGSASGLVWDLPDTYVLRAEDRVVLAATRRGLAELLGRRRRESAGA, encoded by the coding sequence ATGGTGGTGTGCGGCGACGACGGTCTCGCGCACCGGCTCGCCGCCGAACTGCGCGGGGTCTACGGCGAACAGGTCACGCTCGTCGTGCCCCCCGCCGAACGGGCGGTACGGCCGCCGGTGGTGGGGCGGGCCCGGGCCGCGTCGGCCGCGCTGCTGGACCGGATGGTCAGCGCCGCCGTGAGCCGGGCCGCGGGCAACAGCAACGGGTCGCCGGCCGAGAGCGAGCGGCTCGTCGAGGCCGCCGAGGTCACCGAGGCGGTGCTGGCGGACGCCGGGGTGGAGCGGGCGGCCGCGCTCGCGCTCGTCTATGACGACGACGAGACCAACATCCGCGCCGCCCTCACCGCGCGCCGGATCAATCCCCGGCTGCGGCTGGTGCTGCGGCTCTACAACCGGCGGCTGGGGCAGCACATCGAGGAACTGCTCGACCAGGCCGCCGCGTTGGCCACGAGTTCCGCCAGCACCGCCGATGCATCGACCACCGTCCTCTCCGACGCCGACACCGCCGCTCCCGCGCTGGTCGCCACCGCGCTCGTCGGCACCAGCAAGGTCGTACAGACCGACGGGTTACTGCTGCGGGCGGTGGAGCGGCAGCCGGGCGCGCGGGGGGAGGTCGCGGATCCCGGTCTTGCCACGCTGGCGCTGCTGTCCGCGCCGGGGGGCGGTGGTGGCCCGGAAGGCGACGAGGAGGGGCCGCAGTTGCTGCCCGACGAGGCCGCGGTGCGTCGGGCGCGGGGGCGGGGAGCCGTCGTACTGGAGCAGGTGTCGTACTCCGGGCCCTCGATGTCGGGCGGGCGGGGAGTCGTGCCCGCCTTCTCGTCCCTGTTCTCGCGGCGGCTGCGGTGGTCGCTGGCGGGTCTGGTGGGCTGTGTCTTCGCGCTGGCCGTGGCGTTGACGGTGGTCACCGGGGATCATCCGCTGCACGCCACGTATGTGACGCTCCTCGATCTCTTCGCCATCAACGAGCCCGCGCTCAACCAGTCCACGGGCCGTCAGGTGCTGCAACTCCTCTCCGGGCTGCTCGGGTTGCTGCTGCTGCCGGTGCTGCTGGCCGCGGTGCTGGAGGCGCTGGGTACCTTCCGGACCGCCTCCGCGCTGCGCAAGCCGCCTCGGGGACTGGGTGGGCATGTGGTCCTGCTCGGGCTGGGGAAGATCGGGACGCGGGTGCTGACCCGGCTGCGTGAACTGCACATCCCGGTGGTGTGCGTCGAGGCCGATCCCGAGGCCCGCGGGATGGCCACGGCACGGCGGCTGCGGGTGCCCGTGGTGCTGGGGGACGTCACCCAGGAAGGGGTGCTGGAGGCCGCGAAGGTCCATCGGGCCAGCGCGCTGCTCGCGGTGACCAGCGTGGACACCACCAACCTGGAGGCCGTACTGGCGGCCCGGTCCGTACGGCCCGACCTTCGGGTCGTCCTCCGGCTCTACGACGACGACTTCGCGACGGCGGTGTACCGCACCCTGCGTGCCGCGCACCCCTTCGCCTCCACCCGGAGCCGGAGCGTGACCCATCTGGCCGCGCCCGCGTTCGCCGGGGCGATGCTGGGGCGGCAGATCCTGGGCGCGATCCCGGTCGAGCGGCGGGTGCTGCTGTTCGCGTCCGTGGAGGTGGGCGGGCACCCTCAGCTGGAGGGGCGGACGGTCGGGGAGGCGTTCCGGGCGGGAGCCTGGCGGGTGCTGGCCCTGGACACGGCGACCGGGGCGGGGGCTGGAGCCGGGGCGGCAGGGTCCGGTCCGGCGGACGGGGGCGGGGCCGGGGGCGCCCAGGGCTCGGCGTCCGGGCTGGTGTGGGATCTGCCGGACACGTATGTGCTGCGCGCGGAGGACCGGGTGGTGCTGGCCGCCACGCGGCGGGGACTGGCGGAGCTGCTGGGACGGCGGAGGCGAGAGTCGGCGGGGGCGTGA